From Bacteroidota bacterium, the proteins below share one genomic window:
- a CDS encoding T9SS type A sorting domain-containing protein, protein MVQLLKRIFPLVFGLVLGAGLTANAQTSNFRSLYLKDVDVWCGNTTTENTILNYCSGNGFNYIIFYDLGSFDFSSTTKKNQLAAFMSRARQNYGITQFGASGEVYSFFRDYIIPYNNGRTSSAEKFEVFNFEFEWWVSSSVASLYCSKYLTPNGYSCDSAGAWRFSWNEFKKIDSAAAANGRISEYYLGWPTTGHMQQVVSRTDRLLLHAYRPTDVDVYSYSRNRLIDAASTSATVTILPIFSSEPSFMGPWLASNSVTKPYTTYSNAYLAETGSWKSRISLQGYTWFHYGYMPATTSAVATITTSGPTTFCSGGSVTLTANSGSAYLWSPGGQTTRSITVSSSGSYTVRVTNASGASATSSPVVVNASGTGTTPTITASGPTTFCPGSSVTLTASSGSTYRWSTGATTQSINVTTSGNYNVTVTSGGCSGTSSNTAVTVTSTYPTPTITSSGTTAICQGTAITLTSTSANGYLWSNGATSRSIVVSSAGTYWVRAYGGPSCFAQSSNYTTTLLSPPATPTITASGSTTLTASHTSVVLTSSSANAYNWSNGSATRSVTITTQGSYRVTITGSNGCKATSNAVNVSANGCTPPTAPSITLSGSNILASGQTVTLTSTTAGGYLWSNGATTRSITVSTAGTYSVRAYSGGNCFSTSLPVSVYVVQSLPPVPTGNDPMISDALRLNPDQVSTGRNMIAFPNPAADLLQIDFESVNESENFQISLIDLSGRQVIRQQVNSITGLNRIGLNVADLPRGVYFAYLAGDRTTDYVKVVLQ, encoded by the coding sequence ATGGTTCAATTGCTGAAGCGCATCTTTCCCCTGGTATTCGGGCTGGTACTGGGAGCAGGTTTGACAGCCAATGCACAAACGAGCAACTTCCGGTCGCTGTACCTGAAGGATGTAGACGTTTGGTGCGGCAACACCACGACGGAGAATACCATCCTCAATTATTGTTCGGGGAATGGTTTCAACTACATCATCTTCTACGATCTGGGGTCGTTCGACTTCAGCAGCACCACCAAAAAGAACCAACTCGCCGCTTTCATGAGCCGTGCCCGTCAGAACTACGGGATCACGCAATTCGGCGCATCGGGGGAGGTTTATTCTTTCTTCCGGGATTACATCATTCCCTATAACAACGGCCGTACCTCCAGCGCGGAGAAATTCGAAGTATTCAATTTCGAATTCGAGTGGTGGGTATCGTCCAGCGTAGCCAGCCTCTATTGCAGCAAGTATCTCACCCCGAACGGTTACTCCTGTGATTCCGCCGGTGCCTGGCGTTTTTCCTGGAACGAGTTCAAGAAAATCGATTCGGCAGCCGCAGCTAACGGCCGCATTTCCGAGTACTACCTGGGCTGGCCCACGACCGGACATATGCAGCAGGTGGTAAGCCGCACCGACCGGTTGTTGCTCCACGCTTACCGTCCGACGGATGTGGACGTTTACTCTTATTCGCGCAACCGCCTGATCGACGCCGCGTCGACTTCCGCAACCGTCACCATCCTCCCGATCTTTTCTTCGGAACCCTCCTTCATGGGACCGTGGCTTGCTTCCAACTCGGTAACCAAGCCGTACACGACCTACTCCAATGCTTACCTTGCCGAAACCGGTTCCTGGAAATCGCGGATCAGCCTGCAGGGTTATACCTGGTTCCATTACGGTTATATGCCCGCCACCACGAGCGCGGTAGCTACCATTACGACCAGTGGTCCGACCACCTTCTGTTCCGGCGGCTCGGTTACACTGACGGCCAATTCAGGATCCGCTTATCTCTGGAGCCCGGGTGGACAAACCACCCGCTCGATCACGGTCAGCAGTTCGGGTTCTTATACAGTTCGCGTTACCAATGCTTCGGGCGCAAGCGCTACGTCATCGCCGGTTGTCGTTAATGCCTCCGGTACCGGTACTACGCCTACGATCACCGCAAGCGGTCCCACGACCTTCTGTCCGGGCAGCAGTGTAACGCTCACCGCCAGTTCTGGTTCGACCTATCGCTGGTCCACCGGTGCCACTACGCAATCCATCAACGTTACCACGTCGGGCAACTACAACGTTACGGTCACCTCGGGTGGCTGCTCCGGCACCTCATCCAATACGGCTGTTACGGTTACCTCCACCTACCCGACTCCGACGATCACCTCCAGCGGCACCACGGCCATTTGCCAGGGAACGGCGATTACGCTGACCAGCACCTCGGCCAACGGTTATCTCTGGTCGAACGGCGCTACGTCGCGTTCCATCGTGGTCAGTTCAGCCGGCACGTACTGGGTACGCGCCTATGGCGGACCGAGTTGTTTCGCGCAATCGTCCAATTACACCACGACGCTGCTTTCTCCTCCCGCAACCCCGACCATTACCGCCAGCGGATCTACAACCCTGACGGCATCGCATACGAGTGTTGTGCTGACTTCAAGCAGCGCCAACGCCTACAACTGGTCGAACGGTTCCGCTACGCGCAGCGTCACGATTACCACCCAGGGATCGTATCGTGTGACCATCACCGGCTCGAACGGCTGCAAAGCCACCTCGAACGCCGTGAACGTTTCCGCGAACGGCTGCACCCCGCCGACTGCTCCTTCCATTACGTTGAGCGGATCGAACATTCTGGCCTCCGGTCAGACGGTAACGCTTACTTCCACGACTGCCGGCGGATACCTGTGGTCCAACGGCGCTACGACACGTTCGATTACAGTCAGTACGGCCGGAACCTATTCGGTACGCGCTTACAGTGGCGGTAACTGCTTCTCGACCTCACTTCCGGTCTCCGTCTATGTCGTACAATCACTGCCCCCGGTTCCGACGGGCAACGACCCGATGATCAGCGACGCGCTGCGACTCAATCCGGACCAGGTCAGCACCGGCAGGAACATGATCGCGTTCCCTAACCCGGCGGCCGACCTTTTGCAAATCGACTTTGAAAGCGTGAATGAATCCGAGAATTTCCAGATCTCGCTGATCGACCTTTCGGGTCGCCAGGTGATTCGTCAGCAGGTGAATTCAATAACCGGCCTTAACCGGATCGGCCTCAACGTCGCGGACCTGCCGCGTGGGGTCTATTTCGCTTACCTGGCTGGTGACCGTACTACCGATTATGTGAAGGTGGTTCTTCAGTAA